From one Candidatus Glassbacteria bacterium genomic stretch:
- a CDS encoding biopolymer transporter ExbD, whose amino-acid sequence MLMKRKNKVEAEIPSASMADIAFLLLVFFLTTTVFNEEKGLELLLPESKAQEIQVSQKNMLHIIVMPDGRITLKKGKNPEEQPIPVDGLAERMRQEISLNPKIIAAVKTDPDATYDHMVQVLDELQEAEASRISLQILNR is encoded by the coding sequence ATGCTGATGAAGAGGAAAAACAAGGTTGAGGCGGAAATCCCGAGCGCATCGATGGCCGATATCGCGTTCCTGCTGCTGGTCTTCTTCCTCACCACCACGGTGTTCAACGAGGAAAAGGGACTTGAACTGCTGCTGCCCGAGTCCAAGGCTCAGGAAATACAGGTCAGCCAGAAGAACATGCTGCACATTATCGTGATGCCCGATGGCCGGATCACGCTCAAGAAGGGCAAAAACCCGGAAGAGCAGCCGATCCCGGTCGATGGGCTTGCCGAGCGCATGCGTCAGGAAATTTCGCTGAATCCCAAGATCATTGCCGCGGTAAAAACCGACCCGGACGCCACCTACGACCACATGGTCCAGGTGCTGGACGAGTTGCAGGAAGCCGAGGCCAGCCGTATCAGCCTGCAGATATTGAACAGGTAG
- a CDS encoding ABC transporter ATP-binding protein: MECSGLVKNYLIGGFGSTRGEFTAVDGVSLSVAPGETLALVGESGCGKSTTGRLLLGLEPPSAGRVSFGGTDLSSLGGADMRRLRRRMQIIFQDPYGSLNPRFTVSRTLAEPLRIHLGLSGAALRCRVESLLESVGLEPEHAGRYPHEFSGGQRQRVAIARAISVEPEFVVADEPVSALDISIQGQILRLLIELRRRLGMAMLFISHDLAVVRQISDRVAVMYRGRLVELAPSEALFKRPLHPYTRLLLDSVLPPDPSSRGLSKQVEQKDKPEDINNCRTGCRFYGRCPRRTGLCLEQAPRLVETGDGHYVACIRAD, encoded by the coding sequence ATGGAATGCAGCGGGCTGGTGAAGAACTATCTCATCGGCGGGTTCGGTTCAACTCGCGGCGAGTTCACGGCGGTCGACGGGGTCAGCCTGAGTGTCGCCCCCGGCGAAACCCTGGCCCTGGTTGGTGAATCGGGCTGCGGCAAGAGCACCACTGGCCGCCTTCTGCTGGGACTCGAACCGCCCAGCGCCGGCAGAGTGTCGTTCGGTGGAACAGACTTGTCATCCCTCGGCGGCGCGGACATGCGCAGGCTGCGGCGGCGGATGCAGATAATTTTCCAGGACCCTTACGGTTCGCTGAACCCGCGGTTCACTGTCAGCCGCACGCTGGCCGAACCGCTGCGAATTCATCTCGGGCTCTCCGGGGCGGCATTGCGCTGCCGGGTGGAGAGCCTGCTGGAGTCGGTGGGTCTGGAGCCTGAGCATGCCGGCCGCTACCCCCACGAGTTTTCCGGCGGCCAGCGTCAGCGGGTCGCTATCGCCCGGGCAATCAGCGTGGAACCGGAATTCGTGGTGGCCGACGAGCCGGTCAGCGCGCTCGATATCTCGATCCAGGGCCAGATCCTGCGGCTGCTGATCGAACTCCGTCGGCGGCTCGGCATGGCGATGCTTTTTATTTCTCACGACCTGGCCGTGGTCCGTCAGATCAGCGACCGGGTGGCTGTGATGTACCGCGGCCGTCTGGTGGAGCTGGCCCCGTCGGAAGCCCTTTTCAAACGTCCGCTGCACCCCTACACCCGTCTCCTGCTGGATTCCGTGCTGCCACCCGATCCATCGTCCCGGGGGTTGTCGAAACAGGTGGAACAAAAAGATAAACCGGAGGATATAAATAATTGCCGAACCGGGTGCCGGTTTTACGGGCGCTGCCCGCGGCGGACAGGCTTGTGTCTTGAGCAGGCTCCCCGGCTGGTTGAAACCGGGGACGGGCATTACGTTGCGTGTATCCGGGCGGATTAA
- a CDS encoding TonB-dependent receptor plug domain-containing protein has protein sequence MKSNLFPPSIAFVLLTAAAALSQSTGKIEGVVTDKESGAPMAGAQVTVQSTTLGNITNAEGYFFILNVPPGSRSLRFNFTGYAPAVVEGVQVQAGNTARVNAAMEMATFQMEMLVIEADPEPMVPRDNVQTKQRLQSNFGESMPVNSLNEALSFKAGVVGDEAGRFSIRGGRLGKEAVYIDGILVRAYAEQSYLSDKVTSDNSPLVVGKNSVEEVNVITGGFNAEYGQAQSGVINIISREGADNLGGAVQLISDGAMPRGSDFGYNQLSGELSVPAGLPRFSSLFLSAELSGMADTGPGWSDGGFRGIDDRFLGRLNGYLEQLGLYDRSSVAARKVGVLDANSAEPGIQRLDSHSFASVAWSDGNGDGLPDVRTLTPGDDFASGTRQLNVGGVFSLPNPARLPGNSGDVYSLSGKFIWYVGDGLKLLANHMASRNQRIYYRHENIFNAPARRNPAERVRTSNTIVGVDLNLAQSAETSSNLILRASFYTNNQHGGVLTAESYGRSTFGGFGFGRLEFIDEDRTGLDQIYQAGEGLEPDGVNYPAYNSGFLNPFASTFTPLPGLRGQDNPANPLLLFNESGLPLRLVNDRESRLTVKGDYDGQLHRYIRFKTGVEMQRMEIDSRHFFYVGGPLQDAWHVEPKLYSGYAQNRLDLGDLVLDTGLRLDAFDPAAAFPAVPGESLPGDPLYEPGMKFEFSPRIEVGFPVTDKSQLRLSYGTFTQVPAFSDYYSLLSRDVQQDLASDNINNYFGNGRLDIPRTTAFEAGLTNLLTEDIVLDFVGYNKDITGNVAYRWLTPAQLLDLAGDTGRSSTRFGKNLLVATNGDHGNVKGFDISFSRRHKGFWSATASYSLTFARSTASDPQEFARAFGRQIIRDPITGQDKNPEPPSQQSPTDTDQTHSLNLQARLTLPPDFLNDTWARGYLANTDAFLTWHFHSGRPYTVVDRQGALLTGENNNGRTASVRYANLRITRRFPLDEYRRLSVFLEVMNLFNDRNIRASRVNPTTGQPGVDRYLLGELERTLTSFTTTPEPVSVAIEAERAELSPDPAERLILARIRDVDGDGLVEYTETFALSTAALLAAMDSPRSYMRPREIRLGIRLDF, from the coding sequence ATGAAGTCTAATCTTTTTCCGCCCTCGATAGCGTTCGTCCTGCTGACCGCCGCGGCCGCCCTCTCCCAGAGCACGGGCAAGATCGAGGGCGTGGTCACCGACAAGGAATCCGGTGCTCCCATGGCCGGCGCCCAGGTGACTGTCCAGAGCACCACGCTGGGCAATATCACCAATGCCGAGGGCTACTTCTTCATCCTCAATGTCCCGCCCGGCAGCCGTTCGCTGCGGTTCAACTTTACCGGATACGCGCCCGCCGTGGTCGAGGGAGTTCAGGTCCAGGCCGGCAATACGGCCAGGGTCAACGCCGCCATGGAGATGGCCACCTTCCAGATGGAGATGCTGGTTATCGAGGCCGACCCCGAGCCGATGGTGCCCCGCGACAATGTCCAGACCAAGCAGCGCCTGCAGAGCAATTTCGGCGAAAGCATGCCGGTCAACTCGCTCAATGAGGCGCTCTCGTTCAAGGCCGGTGTGGTCGGGGACGAGGCCGGGAGGTTCAGTATCCGCGGCGGCCGTCTGGGCAAGGAGGCGGTCTATATCGACGGGATCCTGGTGCGGGCCTACGCCGAGCAGTCCTATCTCAGCGACAAGGTGACCAGCGACAACAGCCCGCTGGTTGTGGGCAAGAACAGCGTGGAGGAAGTCAACGTAATCACCGGCGGGTTCAACGCCGAATACGGCCAGGCCCAGAGCGGGGTGATCAATATCATCAGCCGCGAGGGCGCCGATAATCTGGGCGGAGCAGTGCAGCTTATCTCTGATGGCGCCATGCCCCGCGGCAGCGATTTCGGCTACAACCAACTCTCCGGAGAACTCAGCGTTCCGGCTGGCCTGCCCCGGTTCTCCAGTCTGTTTCTCTCGGCGGAACTCAGCGGGATGGCCGATACCGGTCCGGGATGGAGCGACGGGGGTTTCCGCGGAATCGACGACCGGTTCCTGGGCCGGCTCAACGGCTACCTGGAGCAGTTGGGACTCTACGACCGGTCTTCGGTGGCCGCGCGCAAGGTGGGTGTGCTGGACGCCAACTCGGCCGAACCCGGCATCCAGCGCCTCGATTCCCACTCGTTCGCCAGCGTAGCCTGGAGCGACGGCAACGGGGACGGCCTGCCCGATGTTCGCACGCTCACCCCGGGCGATGATTTCGCCTCCGGAACCCGTCAGCTTAACGTGGGCGGTGTATTCAGCCTGCCCAATCCGGCCCGTCTGCCGGGCAACAGCGGCGATGTTTATTCGCTCTCCGGCAAGTTCATCTGGTACGTCGGCGACGGACTGAAGCTGCTGGCCAACCATATGGCCAGCCGTAACCAGCGGATCTACTACCGGCACGAGAATATCTTCAACGCCCCCGCGCGCCGTAACCCCGCCGAGCGGGTGAGAACCTCCAATACGATTGTGGGCGTGGACCTGAACCTGGCCCAGAGCGCGGAAACCAGCAGCAACCTGATCCTGCGCGCCAGTTTCTACACCAACAACCAGCATGGCGGGGTGCTGACCGCCGAAAGCTACGGCCGTTCCACGTTCGGCGGGTTCGGGTTCGGCAGACTGGAATTTATCGATGAGGATCGCACCGGGCTTGACCAGATTTACCAGGCCGGCGAGGGGCTGGAGCCGGACGGTGTCAACTACCCGGCCTACAACAGCGGCTTCCTCAACCCGTTCGCCAGCACGTTCACTCCCCTGCCCGGCCTTCGCGGCCAGGACAACCCGGCCAACCCGCTGCTGCTGTTCAACGAGAGCGGCCTGCCCCTTCGGCTGGTCAACGACCGGGAGAGCCGGTTGACTGTCAAGGGCGACTACGACGGCCAGCTCCACCGCTATATCCGTTTCAAGACCGGTGTGGAAATGCAGCGCATGGAGATCGACAGCCGCCACTTCTTCTATGTGGGCGGCCCGCTGCAGGACGCCTGGCACGTGGAACCTAAACTCTATTCCGGCTACGCCCAGAACCGCCTCGATCTCGGCGACCTGGTGCTCGATACCGGTCTCCGGCTCGATGCGTTCGATCCGGCCGCCGCCTTCCCCGCCGTGCCCGGCGAGTCGCTACCCGGCGACCCGCTCTATGAGCCCGGCATGAAGTTCGAGTTCAGCCCGCGCATCGAGGTCGGTTTCCCGGTCACCGACAAAAGCCAGCTACGGCTGAGCTATGGCACGTTCACCCAGGTCCCGGCGTTCAGCGACTATTACAGCCTGCTTTCCCGCGATGTCCAGCAGGACCTGGCCAGCGACAATATCAACAACTATTTCGGCAACGGCCGGCTCGATATCCCCCGTACTACCGCTTTCGAGGCTGGACTGACCAACCTGCTTACCGAGGATATCGTCCTGGATTTCGTCGGCTACAACAAGGATATCACCGGCAATGTCGCCTACCGCTGGCTGACCCCGGCCCAGCTGCTCGACCTCGCCGGCGACACCGGTCGCTCCAGCACCCGGTTCGGCAAAAACCTGCTTGTCGCCACCAACGGCGACCACGGCAACGTCAAGGGGTTCGACATCAGTTTCAGCCGCCGCCACAAGGGGTTCTGGTCGGCCACGGCCAGTTATTCGCTCACCTTCGCCCGCTCCACGGCCAGCGATCCGCAGGAATTCGCCCGCGCTTTCGGCCGGCAGATTATCCGCGACCCGATCACCGGCCAGGATAAAAACCCGGAACCGCCCAGCCAGCAGTCGCCGACCGACACGGACCAGACCCATTCGCTCAACCTCCAGGCACGGCTGACCCTGCCGCCGGATTTCCTCAATGATACCTGGGCGCGGGGGTACCTGGCCAATACCGATGCGTTCCTGACCTGGCATTTCCACTCGGGACGGCCCTATACGGTGGTGGACCGGCAGGGCGCCCTGCTCACCGGCGAGAACAACAACGGCCGGACCGCCAGCGTACGTTACGCCAACCTGAGAATCACCCGCCGTTTCCCCCTGGACGAGTACCGGCGTCTGAGCGTGTTCCTCGAGGTGATGAACCTGTTCAACGACCGGAATATCCGCGCCAGCCGGGTTAACCCCACAACCGGCCAGCCCGGAGTTGACCGCTATCTGCTGGGCGAGCTCGAGCGCACGCTGACCTCGTTCACCACCACGCCCGAGCCGGTGAGTGTGGCCATTGAAGCCGAGCGCGCCGAACTCTCGCCGGACCCGGCCGAGAGGCTGATCCTGGCCCGGATCAGGGACGTGGACGGCGACGGACTGGTGGAATACACGGAAACGTTCGCCCTGAGCACGGCCGCCCTGCTGGCGGCGATGGATAGCCCGCGCTCCTATATGCGCCCCCGCGAGATCAGGCTGGGGATCAGGCTGGATTTCTGA
- a CDS encoding HU family DNA-binding protein, with protein sequence MTKADLIDAVASEVGIPKKAAAEAIDSVFDSITKTLRRGDKYTHVGFGTFGVTRRAAREGRNPQTGATIHIPARNVVKFTVGKALKEAVS encoded by the coding sequence ATGACTAAAGCCGACCTTATTGATGCCGTAGCCTCTGAAGTCGGTATCCCCAAGAAGGCCGCAGCCGAAGCGATCGACAGCGTGTTTGACAGCATCACAAAAACCCTTAGAAGGGGCGACAAGTACACGCATGTCGGTTTCGGCACTTTCGGCGTGACCAGGCGTGCCGCCCGTGAAGGCCGCAACCCGCAGACCGGCGCCACGATCCATATTCCTGCCCGCAACGTGGTCAAGTTCACGGTCGGCAAGGCCCTGAAAGAAGCTGTCAGCTAA
- a CDS encoding TonB family protein, producing MVDNDLKLAARFEVSAATLRNSANFLFKRKYGKYFQMAMLISLIGHIAFILGMPAINPDIIVQQDTSMEAVILPPEVVIPPPPQPLAKPSIPQMAEEEIDEDITIEETTPPPPDLIPEMPEIQQNEKGEEFLTVAEVMPKYKSVPPQPKMPSYIARARVDVTTIIDFFVLKSGDVDQGRTQIATSSGYPELDEIAVNWAKKIKFHPALNRGEPVKVRVRVSVQWKSR from the coding sequence ATGGTTGATAATGATCTTAAGCTGGCCGCGAGGTTCGAGGTTAGCGCGGCGACTCTGCGAAACAGCGCCAATTTTCTGTTCAAGCGGAAATACGGTAAGTATTTCCAGATGGCAATGCTGATCTCGCTGATCGGCCATATCGCCTTTATCCTGGGGATGCCGGCGATCAATCCGGATATTATCGTCCAGCAGGATACGAGCATGGAAGCTGTCATACTGCCGCCCGAGGTCGTGATCCCGCCGCCGCCCCAGCCGCTGGCAAAACCCAGTATCCCGCAGATGGCCGAGGAAGAGATTGACGAGGACATCACTATCGAGGAAACCACCCCGCCGCCGCCCGATCTGATCCCGGAAATGCCCGAGATCCAGCAGAATGAAAAAGGTGAGGAGTTCCTGACGGTGGCCGAGGTGATGCCTAAGTACAAGAGCGTCCCGCCTCAACCCAAGATGCCCTCCTATATCGCCAGGGCCAGGGTCGATGTTACCACTATCATCGATTTCTTCGTCCTCAAAAGCGGCGACGTCGATCAGGGCCGCACTCAGATAGCCACCTCCTCCGGCTATCCCGAGCTTGACGAGATCGCGGTCAACTGGGCCAAAAAGATCAAGTTCCACCCGGCGCTCAACCGCGGCGAACCGGTTAAGGTCCGCGTGCGCGTGTCCGTGCAGTGGAAATCGCGCTAA
- a CDS encoding MotA/TolQ/ExbB proton channel family protein, which produces MINWLIYNDFSQWFFSTPLGELTWNGGIWMIPLAICSIWGLATIIVKFTTLTMASIKTKKLLTQVNQFMEEQNIQGAVKLCESTPGPVAAILLAGLRKVREGSDRVLKAIENTGTIELAFLERGIMVLATLSNVAPMFGFLGTVTGMINAFSAIEKLGEVSAQAVAGGIKEALITTATGLAIAIPIQIAHNYFVSRIDKMILDMEESSQLIVEAVMDIEDKQRSTATDE; this is translated from the coding sequence ATGATTAACTGGCTCATCTACAACGATTTCAGCCAGTGGTTTTTCAGCACGCCGCTGGGGGAGTTGACCTGGAACGGTGGTATCTGGATGATTCCGCTGGCCATCTGTTCCATCTGGGGCCTGGCCACCATCATTGTCAAGTTTACCACCCTGACGATGGCTTCGATCAAGACCAAGAAGCTGCTTACTCAGGTTAATCAGTTCATGGAAGAACAAAACATCCAGGGTGCGGTCAAACTCTGCGAGAGCACTCCCGGTCCCGTGGCGGCTATCCTGCTCGCCGGCCTGCGCAAGGTCCGCGAGGGCAGCGATCGCGTGCTCAAGGCGATCGAAAACACCGGTACAATCGAGCTGGCTTTCCTCGAACGCGGTATCATGGTGCTGGCTACTCTGAGCAACGTGGCCCCGATGTTCGGCTTCCTGGGTACGGTTACCGGTATGATCAATGCCTTCTCCGCTATTGAAAAACTGGGCGAGGTCAGCGCGCAGGCTGTGGCCGGCGGTATCAAGGAAGCGCTGATCACCACCGCCACCGGTCTGGCAATCGCTATCCCGATCCAGATCGCCCATAACTATTTCGTCTCCCGTATCGACAAGATGATCCTGGACATGGAAGAAAGCTCTCAGTTGATCGTCGAGGCGGTCATGGACATAGAAGACAAACAACGGAGCACTGCCACCGACGAGTAA
- a CDS encoding energy transducer TonB, which produces MAEQETPSSAILIRLSANFIFKRKYGKYFGLAMLISLIGHIAFILGMPAINPDIIVQQDTSMEAVILPPEVVIPPPPQPLAKPSIPQMAEEEIDEDITIEETTPPPPDLIPEMPEIQQGGKGEEFLMVAEVMPKYRLVPPQPKMPAYIARARVNVTTEIEFFVTRTGDVDPQTKIVTSSGYPELDEIAVNWAKKIKFHPALNRGEPVAVRVRVSIEWRSR; this is translated from the coding sequence ATGGCTGAGCAGGAAACTCCCTCATCCGCGATACTGATCCGCCTGAGCGCCAACTTCATTTTCAAGCGCAAGTACGGTAAATATTTCGGGTTGGCGATGCTGATCTCGCTGATCGGCCATATCGCCTTTATCCTGGGGATGCCGGCGATCAATCCGGATATTATCGTCCAGCAGGATACGAGCATGGAAGCTGTCATACTGCCGCCCGAGGTCGTGATCCCGCCGCCGCCCCAGCCGCTGGCAAAACCCAGTATCCCGCAGATGGCCGAGGAAGAGATTGACGAGGACATCACTATCGAGGAAACCACCCCGCCGCCGCCCGATCTGATCCCGGAAATGCCCGAGATCCAGCAGGGAGGAAAAGGTGAGGAGTTCCTGATGGTGGCCGAGGTGATGCCCAAGTACAGGCTCGTGCCGCCTCAGCCCAAGATGCCGGCCTATATCGCCAGGGCCAGGGTGAACGTGACGACCGAGATCGAGTTCTTCGTCACCAGAACCGGCGATGTTGACCCTCAGACAAAAATTGTCACCTCCTCGGGTTACCCGGAGCTGGATGAGATCGCGGTTAACTGGGCCAAAAAAATCAAGTTTCACCCGGCGCTCAACCGCGGCGAGCCGGTGGCCGTGAGGGTCCGGGTGTCTATCGAATGGAGATCCAGGTAA
- a CDS encoding ABC transporter ATP-binding protein: MTAPVATGHETLIRVENLSVTLSSGVRAVDGVSFEIRRGECVALVGESGCGKTLTALSLLRSLPPGVDRIECGRIELGGRRLDRMPPGELRRVRGGEIAMVFQDPTTSFNPLFKIGAQIVETIRAHRRTGRGAAEETALEALEDAGLDGPSRIFDSYSHQLSGGQRQRAFIAMALATGPKLLIADEPTTALDVTVQRQILDLLARLAAERGLSLLLITHNLAVVAHLADRVLMMYAGQIVESAPAADLFSRPGHPYTRALLDCLPRLDVVRDQPPTIPGSVPRPGNWPAGCRFRDRCVSAAAGCENSQELEQLNQDKGDRLVRCWRAVELNGPQAGADD; the protein is encoded by the coding sequence ATGACCGCACCTGTCGCCACGGGTCACGAGACTCTGATCAGAGTCGAAAACCTTTCTGTCACGCTCTCCTCGGGAGTCCGGGCAGTCGACGGGGTAAGTTTCGAGATCCGCCGCGGCGAGTGCGTGGCCCTGGTGGGCGAGTCGGGCTGCGGGAAGACGCTGACCGCGCTGAGTCTGTTGCGCAGTCTCCCGCCCGGTGTGGACAGGATCGAATGCGGAAGGATTGAACTCGGCGGCCGCCGGCTGGACCGGATGCCTCCCGGCGAGCTTCGCCGTGTGCGCGGCGGAGAAATCGCGATGGTGTTCCAGGACCCCACCACCAGCTTCAACCCGTTGTTCAAAATCGGTGCGCAGATTGTCGAGACAATCCGGGCCCACCGCCGAACGGGTCGCGGAGCGGCCGAAGAGACCGCTCTCGAAGCACTGGAGGACGCCGGTCTCGATGGTCCCTCGCGGATTTTCGACTCCTACTCCCATCAACTCAGCGGCGGACAGCGTCAGCGGGCGTTTATCGCCATGGCCCTGGCCACGGGTCCGAAACTGCTGATTGCCGATGAGCCGACCACCGCGCTGGACGTCACTGTCCAGCGGCAGATTCTCGATCTGCTCGCACGCCTGGCGGCCGAGCGCGGATTGTCCCTGCTGCTGATCACCCACAACCTGGCGGTGGTGGCCCACCTGGCCGACCGGGTGCTGATGATGTACGCGGGGCAGATCGTGGAGAGCGCCCCGGCCGCCGATCTGTTCTCGCGGCCCGGCCATCCCTATACCCGCGCCCTGCTGGACTGCCTGCCCCGCCTGGATGTTGTCCGCGATCAACCACCCACGATCCCGGGCAGCGTACCACGGCCGGGCAACTGGCCCGCGGGCTGCCGCTTCCGGGACCGCTGCGTATCGGCTGCCGCCGGCTGTGAAAATTCCCAGGAGCTGGAACAGTTGAATCAGGATAAGGGCGACAGGCTGGTCCGCTGCTGGCGGGCTGTGGAACTGAACGGCCCGCAGGCGGGTGCGGATGACTGA
- a CDS encoding biopolymer transporter ExbD, with amino-acid sequence MAVESKKMGGLQRKSRVEETIPTASMADIAFLLLIFFMVTTVMRKETPLKIAWPEAQALRKTEFRRKNILHVWVNHDDPATAGINEEGWVYVDDVAYNLMDGSKTNMLVEKLRQEYTERKGKLLIAFRADKNTPYNKIDRVLEALKAANTVQVMFATTLEQEALDLSR; translated from the coding sequence TTGGCGGTTGAATCGAAAAAGATGGGTGGGCTGCAGCGCAAGTCCCGCGTCGAGGAAACTATCCCCACCGCTTCCATGGCCGATATCGCGTTCCTGCTGCTGATCTTCTTCATGGTCACTACCGTAATGCGCAAGGAGACCCCGCTGAAGATCGCCTGGCCGGAGGCGCAGGCCCTGAGGAAAACCGAGTTCAGGAGGAAGAATATCCTCCACGTCTGGGTCAATCACGACGACCCGGCTACCGCCGGTATCAACGAGGAAGGCTGGGTTTACGTGGATGATGTGGCTTACAACCTGATGGACGGTTCGAAAACCAATATGCTGGTCGAAAAACTGCGCCAGGAGTACACCGAGCGTAAGGGTAAGCTCCTGATCGCCTTCCGCGCGGACAAAAATACCCCGTACAACAAGATCGACCGCGTGCTGGAAGCTCTCAAAGCCGCAAATACCGTCCAGGTAATGTTCGCCACCACCTTGGAACAAGAAGCCCTCGATCTTTCCCGTTAA